One Xiphophorus maculatus strain JP 163 A chromosome 10, X_maculatus-5.0-male, whole genome shotgun sequence genomic region harbors:
- the sbk1 gene encoding serine/threonine-protein kinase SBK1 isoform X2, with protein MQALAITSLSAADVAKQYEHIRELGKGTYGKVDLVAHRTQGTKMALKFVTKNKTKLKSFLREFSLTGSLSCSPFIIKVLDVLFETEDSYVFGQEYAPAGDLFDIIPPQVGLPEEMVKRCMQQLGLALDFMHSKNLVHRDVKPENVLLFDRECRRIKLADFGMTRRVGCRVKRVSGTIPYTAPEVCRANRAEGFLVTTSMDVWAFGVLVFCMLTGNFPWEAAMPADAFYEEFRRWQKAGCPAGTYPSQWRRFTDDALRMFQRLLAAEPEKRCGVKDIFCFIKYELVSELRRRASYRAKRGERSSSGVCTGSCTASSSRSSVRHPEPSTPPGTSCLRPAPLKRSVLSDPLSPREEAGQHQAPGRDKNKSQMVMATAIEICV; from the exons ATGCAGGCGCTGGCTATCACCTCGCTGTCCGCCGCGGACGTAGCCAAGCAGTACGAACACATCCGGGAGCTGGGGAAGGGAACGTACGGCAAGGTGGACCTGGTGGCTCACCGCACGCAGG GCACCAAAATGGCGCTCAAGTTTGTGACGAAGAACAAGACGAAGCTGAAGAGTTTCCTGCGGGAGTTCAGCCTGACGggttctctgagctgcagcccGTTCATCATCAAAGTCCTCGACGTTCTGTTCGAGACGGAGGACAGCTACGTGTTCGGGCAGGAGTACGCCCCCGCCGGCGACCTTTTCGACATCATACCGCCGCAG GTCGGCCTGCCGGAGGAGATGGTGAAGCGCTGCATGCAGCAGCTCGGTTTGGCTCTGGACTTCATGCACAGTAAAAACCTGGTGCATCGGGACGTCAAACCCGAAAACGTGCTTCTGTTCGACCGCGAGTGCCGCCGCATCAAGCTGGCTGACTTCGGCATGACACGGCGCGTCGGCTGCCGGGTGAAGCGGGTGAGCGGCACCATCCCCTACACGGCACCGGAGGTCTGCCGTGCCAACCGCGCCGAGGGCTTCCTGGTCACCACTAGCATGGACGTGTGGGCGTTCGGCGTGCTGGTCTTCTGCATGCTGACGGGGAACTTCCCCTGGGAGGCCGCCATGCCGGCCGACGCCTTCTACGAGGAGTTCCGGCGCTGGCAGAAAGCGGGCTGCCCCGCCGGGACCTACCCGTCCCAGTGGCGCCGCTTCACTGACGACGCCCTGCGCATGTTCCAGAGGCTGCTGGCCGCCGAGCCGGAGAAGCGCTGCGGCGTCAAGGACATCTTCTGCTTCATCAAGTACGAGCTGGTGAGCGAGCTGCGGCGCCGGGCGTCCTACCGAGCCAAACGGGGAGAGAGGTCCAGCTCCGGAGTGTGCACCGGCAGCTGCACCGCGTCTTCTTCGCGTTCCTCCGTCAGACACCCGGAGCCGTCCACGCCGCCGGGAACGTCCTGCCTCCGCCCGGCGCCGCTCAAACGCAGCGTCCTGTCTGACCCGCTGTCTCCCAGAGAGGAGGCCGGGCAGCACCAGGCCCCGGGCCGAGACAAGAACAAGAGCCAGATGGTCATGGCGACCGCCATCGAAATCTGCGTTTGA
- the sbk1 gene encoding serine/threonine-protein kinase SBK1 isoform X1, with product MQDHGGERQVASSVPHSVKASLSLSPSGPGRAGSGGGSPTSKPSYCGAVPVEDMQALAITSLSAADVAKQYEHIRELGKGTYGKVDLVAHRTQGTKMALKFVTKNKTKLKSFLREFSLTGSLSCSPFIIKVLDVLFETEDSYVFGQEYAPAGDLFDIIPPQVGLPEEMVKRCMQQLGLALDFMHSKNLVHRDVKPENVLLFDRECRRIKLADFGMTRRVGCRVKRVSGTIPYTAPEVCRANRAEGFLVTTSMDVWAFGVLVFCMLTGNFPWEAAMPADAFYEEFRRWQKAGCPAGTYPSQWRRFTDDALRMFQRLLAAEPEKRCGVKDIFCFIKYELVSELRRRASYRAKRGERSSSGVCTGSCTASSSRSSVRHPEPSTPPGTSCLRPAPLKRSVLSDPLSPREEAGQHQAPGRDKNKSQMVMATAIEICV from the exons CGTGCCGCACAGCGTCAAGGCGAGCCTGTCTCTCTCCCCCTCCGGGCCGGGGCGAGCGGGCAGCGGCGGGGGGTCGCCCACGTCCAAACCGAGCTACTGCGGAGCGGTTCCGGTGGAGGACATGCAGGCGCTGGCTATCACCTCGCTGTCCGCCGCGGACGTAGCCAAGCAGTACGAACACATCCGGGAGCTGGGGAAGGGAACGTACGGCAAGGTGGACCTGGTGGCTCACCGCACGCAGG GCACCAAAATGGCGCTCAAGTTTGTGACGAAGAACAAGACGAAGCTGAAGAGTTTCCTGCGGGAGTTCAGCCTGACGggttctctgagctgcagcccGTTCATCATCAAAGTCCTCGACGTTCTGTTCGAGACGGAGGACAGCTACGTGTTCGGGCAGGAGTACGCCCCCGCCGGCGACCTTTTCGACATCATACCGCCGCAG GTCGGCCTGCCGGAGGAGATGGTGAAGCGCTGCATGCAGCAGCTCGGTTTGGCTCTGGACTTCATGCACAGTAAAAACCTGGTGCATCGGGACGTCAAACCCGAAAACGTGCTTCTGTTCGACCGCGAGTGCCGCCGCATCAAGCTGGCTGACTTCGGCATGACACGGCGCGTCGGCTGCCGGGTGAAGCGGGTGAGCGGCACCATCCCCTACACGGCACCGGAGGTCTGCCGTGCCAACCGCGCCGAGGGCTTCCTGGTCACCACTAGCATGGACGTGTGGGCGTTCGGCGTGCTGGTCTTCTGCATGCTGACGGGGAACTTCCCCTGGGAGGCCGCCATGCCGGCCGACGCCTTCTACGAGGAGTTCCGGCGCTGGCAGAAAGCGGGCTGCCCCGCCGGGACCTACCCGTCCCAGTGGCGCCGCTTCACTGACGACGCCCTGCGCATGTTCCAGAGGCTGCTGGCCGCCGAGCCGGAGAAGCGCTGCGGCGTCAAGGACATCTTCTGCTTCATCAAGTACGAGCTGGTGAGCGAGCTGCGGCGCCGGGCGTCCTACCGAGCCAAACGGGGAGAGAGGTCCAGCTCCGGAGTGTGCACCGGCAGCTGCACCGCGTCTTCTTCGCGTTCCTCCGTCAGACACCCGGAGCCGTCCACGCCGCCGGGAACGTCCTGCCTCCGCCCGGCGCCGCTCAAACGCAGCGTCCTGTCTGACCCGCTGTCTCCCAGAGAGGAGGCCGGGCAGCACCAGGCCCCGGGCCGAGACAAGAACAAGAGCCAGATGGTCATGGCGACCGCCATCGAAATCTGCGTTTGA